One Phycisphaera mikurensis NBRC 102666 DNA window includes the following coding sequences:
- the ppdK gene encoding pyruvate, phosphate dikinase: MASKTTPRKKTTRSKKASASKPVEQLVYYFGKTKSEGDATQKELLGGKGANLAEMTSIGLPVPPGFTCTTECCDQYYKQGKKLPRGLMDQVNEAIQTLEKETGKRFGSSDNPLLLSVRSGAAQSMPGMMDTVLNLGLNDEAVVGLAEASGNERFAYDAYRRLLNMYGDVVMGVEHEHFEHAFDKIKKKAGVELDTDVDTDGLKQLCGDYKKVIAKHADRQFPQDPIEQLRLGITAVFASWMVPRAIRYRQINEMFGLKGTAVNVQTMVFGNMGQDCGTGVAFTRDPSTGRNKFYGEFLVNAQGEDVVAGIRTPQPVAEMNKWKAPNNKTVGRNAHRELLEIKDKLEAHYKDVQDIEFTIERGTLYMLQTRNGKRTGAAAVKIACDMVKEKLIDEKTAVKRIPAGDLTQLLLPGFDPAAKKKATALTTGLPASPGAAFGKLSFTAEDTVARKAAGEQVLLVRKETSPEDVDGMNSAAGILTSTGGMTSHAAVVARGWGKCCVAGAGEIQIDEKKRKITVNGKTYGEKDTLSIDGGTGEVFAGEIDTVEPKLSGDFATVMKWADKYRTLGIRTNADSPADAKRARDFGAEGIGLCRTEHMFFEGDRLLNMREMILADTKEAREKALQKLLPHQRKDFEGIFRAMKGLPVTVRLLDPPLHEFVPTDPKAQKDVAKATGVSPKKVKDRVSALHENNPMLGHRGCRLSITYPEILEMQVRAIVEAAINSKKKKIDARAEIMIPLVGTVNELRLLRGKAEEVIEQVKKDKGFKGKLDILIGTMIEIPRAALTADEVAGEADFFSFGTNDLTQMTFGYSRDDINGFLPDYLGQEILEKDPFQSLDQTGVGQLITMAVEKGRSTNKSIKLGICGEHGGDPSSIGFCHRAGLQYVSCSPFRVPIARLAAAQAAL; encoded by the coding sequence ATGGCCTCCAAGACCACCCCCCGCAAGAAGACGACCCGCTCCAAGAAGGCTTCCGCCTCCAAGCCGGTCGAGCAGCTCGTCTACTACTTCGGCAAGACCAAGAGCGAGGGCGACGCCACGCAGAAGGAGCTCCTCGGCGGCAAGGGCGCCAACCTCGCGGAGATGACCTCCATCGGCCTGCCGGTGCCTCCGGGTTTCACCTGCACGACCGAGTGCTGCGACCAGTACTACAAGCAGGGCAAGAAGCTCCCGCGCGGCCTCATGGACCAGGTCAACGAGGCGATCCAGACGCTGGAGAAGGAGACCGGCAAGCGGTTCGGCTCCTCGGACAACCCGCTGCTGCTGTCGGTCCGCTCGGGTGCCGCGCAGTCGATGCCCGGCATGATGGACACCGTCCTGAACCTGGGCCTCAACGACGAGGCCGTGGTGGGCCTCGCCGAGGCCTCCGGCAACGAGCGTTTCGCCTACGACGCGTACCGCCGCCTGCTGAACATGTACGGCGACGTGGTGATGGGCGTCGAGCACGAGCACTTCGAGCACGCCTTCGACAAGATCAAGAAGAAGGCCGGCGTCGAGCTGGACACCGACGTCGACACCGACGGCCTCAAGCAGCTCTGCGGGGACTACAAGAAGGTCATCGCCAAGCACGCCGACCGGCAGTTCCCGCAGGACCCCATCGAGCAGCTGCGCCTGGGCATCACCGCCGTCTTCGCCAGCTGGATGGTTCCCCGGGCCATCCGCTACCGGCAGATCAACGAGATGTTCGGCCTCAAGGGCACGGCCGTGAACGTGCAGACGATGGTCTTCGGCAACATGGGCCAGGACTGCGGCACCGGCGTCGCATTCACGCGGGACCCCTCGACCGGCAGAAACAAGTTCTACGGCGAGTTCCTCGTCAACGCCCAGGGCGAGGACGTGGTCGCGGGCATCCGCACCCCGCAGCCCGTCGCCGAGATGAACAAGTGGAAGGCACCCAACAACAAGACCGTCGGCAGGAACGCGCACCGAGAGCTGCTGGAGATCAAGGACAAGCTGGAGGCCCACTACAAGGACGTCCAGGACATCGAGTTCACGATCGAGCGCGGCACGCTGTACATGCTGCAGACCCGCAACGGCAAGCGGACCGGCGCCGCGGCCGTGAAGATCGCCTGCGACATGGTCAAGGAGAAGCTGATCGACGAGAAGACCGCCGTGAAGCGGATCCCCGCCGGCGACCTCACCCAGCTGCTGCTCCCGGGCTTCGATCCCGCCGCCAAGAAGAAGGCGACCGCTTTGACCACCGGCCTGCCCGCCAGCCCGGGCGCCGCCTTCGGCAAGCTGTCCTTCACCGCCGAGGACACCGTCGCCCGCAAGGCCGCCGGTGAGCAGGTGCTGCTGGTCCGCAAGGAGACCAGCCCCGAGGACGTCGACGGCATGAACTCCGCCGCGGGCATCCTCACCTCCACCGGCGGCATGACCAGCCACGCGGCGGTCGTCGCCCGCGGCTGGGGCAAGTGCTGCGTCGCCGGCGCCGGCGAGATCCAGATCGACGAGAAGAAGAGAAAGATCACCGTCAACGGCAAGACCTACGGCGAGAAGGACACCCTCTCGATCGACGGCGGCACCGGCGAGGTCTTCGCCGGCGAGATCGACACGGTCGAGCCCAAGCTCTCCGGCGACTTCGCCACCGTGATGAAGTGGGCCGACAAGTACCGCACGCTGGGCATCCGCACCAACGCCGACTCGCCCGCCGACGCCAAGCGGGCCCGCGACTTCGGCGCCGAGGGCATCGGCCTGTGCCGCACCGAGCACATGTTCTTCGAGGGCGATCGCCTGCTGAACATGCGCGAGATGATCCTCGCCGACACCAAGGAAGCTCGCGAGAAGGCGCTCCAGAAGCTGCTGCCGCACCAGCGGAAGGACTTCGAGGGCATCTTCAGAGCGATGAAGGGCCTGCCGGTCACGGTCCGGCTGCTCGACCCGCCGCTGCACGAGTTTGTCCCCACCGATCCCAAGGCGCAGAAGGACGTGGCCAAGGCCACCGGCGTGAGCCCCAAGAAGGTGAAGGACCGCGTGTCGGCGCTGCACGAGAACAACCCGATGCTCGGGCACCGCGGCTGCCGGCTGTCGATCACCTACCCCGAGATCCTCGAGATGCAGGTCCGGGCGATCGTCGAGGCCGCGATCAACTCCAAGAAGAAGAAGATTGACGCCCGCGCCGAGATCATGATCCCGCTGGTGGGCACCGTGAACGAGCTGCGGCTCCTGCGGGGCAAGGCCGAGGAGGTCATCGAGCAGGTGAAGAAGGACAAGGGCTTCAAGGGCAAGCTGGACATCCTCATCGGCACGATGATCGAGATCCCCCGCGCCGCGCTCACCGCCGACGAGGTGGCCGGGGAGGCCGACTTCTTCAGCTTCGGCACCAACGACCTGACGCAGATGACCTTCGGCTACAGCCGCGACGACATCAACGGCTTCCTGCCGGACTACCTCGGCCAGGAGATCCTCGAGAAGGACCCCTTCCAGAGCCTCGACCAGACCGGCGTCGGCCAGCTGATCACGATGGCCGTGGAGAAGGGCCGCTCGACGAACAAGAGCATCAAGCTGGGCATCTGCGGCGAGCACGGCGGCGACCCTTCCTCGATCGGCTTCTGCCACCGGGCCGGCCTGCAGTACGTCAGCTGCAGCCCGTTCCGCGTGCCGATCGCGCGCCTGGCCGCGGCGCAGGCTGCGCTCTGA